The sequence below is a genomic window from Rhodococcus sp. 4CII.
GGCGTGGTACATCGGCTGCCAGCCATTGACCACCGTTCCGCCGGCTCCCGATTTCAGTGCGGTGTCGAGCGATCGATGCCCGGCCTCGGCTCCGGCCGTCAGCATCGATGCGAGGTCCGGCGGCGCCTCGAGATACGGCGACGACCCGGTCTCGAGCAGTCCGAGTGGGGCGAACGCCTGCTGCACGACGAGGTCCCGAGGTGCCGGCGGGTACGCCTGCGAGTACACCCGCAGCTTCTCCCAGAATCGAAGTTCGTCGGGGACGTTCGGGTCGGGCGCGGGCAGTCCCTCCGCCGGGTCCTGGTCGCCGACGGGTTCCAGCGTCAGCGCCGACTGCAGTTGCCGCACCCGCCCCAGGTCGTCCTCGCCGTCGCACGCCCACCGGCCGACGATGGTGGCCGCCGCAGTCGGACACGCGATCCGCGTCGCACCGGCCGGGACCTCGCCGGACCATTCGGGGCAGGTGAGCAGGTAGCGCCCGGCCCCCGTTCCCGTCGCACGTTTGCCGACGTACGCGAAATTGTTCGTCCACGCATCGACGAACTGCAGCACGTAATACGCGCCGCCGCTGTCGGGCACTCGCAGCAACTGCGGTCCGTGGGCGAGGTCGAGCTGAGCGATCGAATAGATGGTGTCGTTGTTGACCGAGACGAAGGTGTCCTGCGGCCCGGCGAGTGTGCGGGCGTGGCTGAACGTGTTGAACGGTGCAGCGTCGAGACTCCCCATCCCCTCCGCCACGAACCGGTTCACCTGATCCAGGTCGAACACCAACGGGAAGCCGTACACCCACGCCTTGGCGGCGAGTTCCTGCAATTCAGCGCTCACGACTCTCTCCTGTCCCGCGGTCTCTCGTGTGAGGCGGCTCCGCCGGCTCCTACTGCCGGTCCGGTCCGGCGAGAGCCTCCCGTACGGTCGGATACAGGCCGACAGGTGTCGCGCCCGAACCCGAGCGTCGTATCGTGTCCCGGAACTGTCCGATGTCCCGCGCCACGCGCAGTTCGATTCGCCGGCGTGCGAGCGCATCCCGCAACTGCACGAGCATCTGCGCGGCACTGACATCGATGAACGGCGACGTCTCGGCGTCGAGGACCACGATGCGCGTGTCGTCGGTGCACAGCGCCTCGATGCCGTCCTTGACGTGGTCGGAGTTGGCGAAGAACAGTCCCGCCTCGACGCGCACCACGACCACGTGCGGTGTGGTTGTGAGGTCGGGGTGACGCTCGGCGTCGACCCACCGCGACCCGTCCTTCGCCAGGGCCGCGACGTGGGGACGCGACACCCGGTAGAGCAGCAGCAGCATGGACACGCCGATGCCGATGACCAGTCCGGGCAGGGTGTCGAACAGGAGCACGCCCATCATCGCGGCGAGCGCGGCCGCGAAATCGGCCCGGGCGGCGTATCCGTAGATGCTGCCGAGCCTTTCGGTCCACACCCCGTACAGCCGGCGCAGCGCGGAAATGTCGACGAGTTCGATGACGGCGGCAATCACCACCGCCGCAAGCGTTGCCTCGGGCAGCTTCTCGAACAGACCGGTGAGGAACAGCAGCGTGACCACGGTGAGCGCGGCGACGACGAGACCGCTGACCTGCGATTTGGCGCCCGCTCCGCCGTTGACCGCCGTCTTGGAGAGGCTGCCGTTGACCACCATTCCCGAGCACAGCCCGGAACCGAGGTTGGCCGCGCCGAGGCCGAGAAGTTCCCGGTTCGCGTCGACGTCGTAGCCCTCTCTGGCGGCATACGTCTTCGCGGCCCCGAGCCCCTCGGCGAATCCGATCAGCAGCACACCGACCGCCGGGCCCAGCAGGTCCACGTAGTCGTCGAACCCGACACCGCCGGGCAATCCGACCGTGGGCAGACCCGAGTCGATGTGACCGACGATGTCGACCCCCTTGCCGTCCAGCCCGAACAGCGTCACCGCCGCGATCCCGAGGAGCACCGCGAGCAGGGATCCCGGGACGAGTGGCAGCCACCGTTTGAATCCGAGCACCACCACCAGGCTGACGACGCCGACGGCGAGTGTGCCCCCGTCGGTGTCCCCGAGGTGGGTGATCACCCCCCAGGCCTGTTCGAAGAAATTGCCCTTCGACTTCTCCACACCGAAGAGCGCGGGCACCTGCCCGACGATGATGGTGAGGGCGAGGCCGACGATGAACCCCTTCAGCACCGGTTCGGAAATGAACGACGCGACGAATCCGAGACGCAGCAGACCGGCGACCAACCCCACGATGCCGGTGGCGATCGCGAGGACGGCGGACAGGGCCGCATACTTTCCGCCGTCCGCACCCGCCAGCGGCGCGACGATGGCCGCCGACAGGGCGGCGGTCGCCGACATCGGTCCCACGACGAGATGCCGCGAACTGCCGGCCGCCGCGTACAGGATCAGGGCAGGCACCGCCGCATAGAGGCCGACGACGGGGGGCACTCCCGCGATGGTGGCGTAGGCGAGTGCTTCGGGCACGAGCACGGCCCACACGGTCAGGCCCGCAATCACATCGGGCCTGACCCACCCCCGCCGGTAGTCCTGCAGCGAGTCGAACACCGGCCAGACGCCGGTAGCCGACCTCACCACGTCGTCACCGCCCTAGTCCCTGGCGGTGTCCCACGTGGTGACGGCCCAGATCACGACGACGTCGAGTGCGATGATCAGGATCGACCACAGCGGGTAGTACGGCAGCCACAGGAAGTTCGCGAGGATCGACAGCGCGGCAATGCAGACCGCGACGACGCGAGCCCACGTGGCACCCGTCATCAGTCCGATCGCGCTGATGACCAGGACGACGCCCAGCACGATGTGAATCCATCCCCACGCGGTGGTGTCCCACTGGTAGGTGTACTCGACGCCGACGACCAGCAGGTTGTCGGATGCGACTGCGGCGATGCCCTGGAAGAAGGAAATCACGCCGACGGTCAGCAGCAATATCGCCGCTGCCAGCGACGTTCCCGCGGCAAAACCCTGTTTGACAGGGCTGTTCGTTCTGTACTCCGGAGTTGTCGTCATGTCCATGCCCTTCTCGAAAGGATGTGCTCGAACAGTGGAATCGTGCGGCTTCGCGGCAGTGTCGGCATCATCCGCGCCGGGTGATCCTCATCTGCAACGGATGATGTGCCGCCGCCGTCCGGGTGCGAGAGTCGCGTATGGGCATCCCGGTTGGCCGATTGTTGCGAAAGGACACGCGATGACCGATCCGCAGGACGTTGCCGGCGCGGCGCCGGATTCTCGGTGGTCGATGCCCCGGGGCCTGATCGTGATTCTCGGTCTGGCCGCGCTCGTCGTCACCGTGGCCGGGATCCAGGTGGCCGCGGCGATAGTCGGCCCGATCTTTCTCGCTCTCATGCTGACCGTCGCGGTCCACCCCCTCCCCGAATGGCTTCACCGAAAAGGGGTCCCGCCCTGGCTCGCCACGATCGCGGCGATCCTGGTCGTCAACGGGATCCTCGTCGTCCTCGTGCTGTCGCTGGCCCTGTCGGTCGCCCAGCTCGCGACGCTCCTGCCGGAGTACGCGGACGACTTCGGCGCCCTCATCGACAGCGCCCAGAGTTTTCTGAACAGCGTCGGCGTGAACTCGGCCGACGCCCAGACCCTGCTCTCCCAGGTGGATTACAACAAGGTCTTCGGCCTCGTCGACGGGATCCTGCAAGCGATGCTGGGGATCTTCTCGAACCTGCTGTTCCTGCTCGCACTACTGCTGTTCATGGCCGTCGACGGAAGCTCGTACGGTTCGCGGATGCGCATCGTCACGCAGATGCGCCCCGAGATCGCCACCGCCCTCTCCTCCTTTTCGGTCGGCACCCGCAAGTACCTGATCGTGACCACGGTCTTCGGGCTGATCGTCGCGGTCATCGACACCGGAGCGCTGTGGGCGCTGGGCATCCCGCTGCCGGTCCTGTGGGGACTGCTGTCGTTCATCACCAACTACATTCCGAACGTCGGCTTCGTCCTCGGACTCGTTCCGCCGGCGATCCTCGCACTGCTGCAGGGCGGCCCGGGACTGATGCTGACGGTCATCGTCCTGTACAGCGTCATCAACGTCATCATCCAGTCCGTGATCCAGCCGAAGTTCGTCGGAGACGCGGTGGGTCTGTCCGTGACGTTCACGTTCCTGTCGCTGGTGTTCTGGACGTGGATCCTCGGTCCCCTCGGCGCGATCCTGGCCATCCCGCTGACGCTGATGACGAAGGCGCTGCTCATCGACATCGACCCGTCCACGCGGTGGGTGAACACGATTCTCAGCAGCGCTCCCTCTCCCCCCGCACCGATCGCCGCCCCTGCCAAACCTCGACACGAGAAGGACGAATCATGACACCCGATTTCTCCGACACCACCGATTTCGAGGACGCCGACCGTGGTTTCGTCGACCGCCTCGACCCCTGCACCGTTCCGGACGGGGACGGCCGCGTCGTGTGGGACATGCAGGAGTATTCGTTCCTCTCCGGGGACTGTCCGGACACTGCCCATCCGAGTCTCTGGCGTCAGTCGCAACTGTGCGCGAAGGACGGTCTGTACGAGGTCACCGAGGGCATCTACCAGCTACGCGGAATCGACCTGTCCAACATGACGATCGTCGAGGGCGAGACGGGCATCCTGGTGATCGACCCGCTGATCTCGCAGGAAACCGCGGCCGCCGCGCTCGCGCTGTACCGGAAGTACCGTGGCGACCGGCCCGTCACCGGGGTGATCTACACCCACTCCCACATCGACCACTTCGGTGGTGTCGTCGGCGTACTCCCGGACGGTCGCGGCAACGTCCCGATCCTCGCACCCGAGGGGTTCCTCGAGCACGCCGTCTCCGAGAACATCTATGCCGGAACGGCAATGGGCCGGCGTGCCACCTACATGTACGGGCCGCTGCTTCCCAAGGGCCCGCGCGGACACCTCGGTGCGGGGCTCGGCACGAACACGTCGACGGGGCGACCCGGTCTGATTCCGCCGACCGTCGACATCACCCACACCGGTCAGGAGGAGACCGTCGACGGCATCCGGATCCTCTTCCAGGTGACGCCGGGAACCGAGGCGCCTGCCGAGATGAACTTCCTGTTCCCCGACCACCGGGCACTGTGCATGGCCGAGAACGCCACCCACAATCTGCACAATCTCCTCACGTTGCGGGGCGCGCTGGTCCGGGATCCTCGCGCCTGGTCGCGATATCTCGACCAGGCGATCGAGATGTTCGACGGCGGCTACGACGTCGCGTTCGCCTCCCACCACTGGCCGACGTGGGGACGCGACCGGGTGGTGACATTCCTGTCGCAGCAGCGCGACCTGTACCAGTACCTGCACGACCAGACCCTGCGGATGCTCAACGCGGGCATGACCGGCATCGAGATCGCCGAGGACTTCCCGCTGCCACCCGCCCTCGAATCCGCCTGGCACGCACGCGGATACTACGGATCGGTCAGCCACAACGTGAAGGCGATCTACCAGCGGTACATGGGCTGGTTCGACGGCAACCCGACGTCGCTGTGGCAGCATCCACCCGAAAATCTGGCGACGCGTTACGTCGAGTGCATGGGTGGCCAGGACGAGGTCCGGTCGAAGGCGGCCCAATACCTCGAGCAGGGAGATCTGCGGTTCGCCGCCGAACTGCTCAAGCACGCCGTGTTCGCCGACCCCTCCGACGACGCAGCCAAGGACCTCCTCGCCCGCACGTACGAACAACTCGGGTTCGGCGCGGAGAACGCGACATGGCGCAACTTCTACCTCACGGGTGCACTCGAACTGCGCAGCGGCATCACCGCCCCACCGCTCAGCGACCTCGGCGCAGACATGCTGAGCGCCCTGACGATCGAGCAGATCTTCGACTCCGTCGCCCTCCGCATCAACGGCCCCCGCGCCTGGGACAAGACCCTCGTCGCGGAGTGGCATTTCACCGATCCTGAAGCGCACTACCGGACGACGCTGTCCAACGGGGCGCTCATCCAGACGCTCGCGCCGAGGACCACGACGCAACCGGACGTGTCGTTGACCCTGACGAAGATGCAATTGCTCGCCCTGTTTGCCGGCCAGGGACTCGAAGGCATCGAGGTGACGGGCGACCCGTCGAAGCTCCTCGCGCTCACCGAACTACTCGACCCACCCGACAACGCGTTCCCGATCGTCACGCCGTAGGCGCTCCGCGCCCGTGCGCCTTTTTGGTAGCTGGAACAACCAGAACGGCGCACGAGCGGCGAAGCCGCCTACGGAAAGTCGACGATCGCGAGGTTGGTCGGAAGTTGGTCGGTCCGCGGCTCACCGGTGGGCAGTTTGCCCTGCAGGAATTGCCCCGACAGGTAGTCGTCGGCGTCGAGGATCTGCTGCGGCGCCACCTGCCCCTCGTACTCGAAGCTGTCGAACACGTACGGCAGTGAGTCGGCGTACAGCAGGCTCGGGCCGTTCATCAACTGGAAGTGCAGGTGCGACGCGTTGGCGTTGCCGGTGTTCCCGAGTTGCGCGATCTTGTCGCCCTTCTTCACCTGGTCACCCGGCTTCACCACCAGCGACCCCTCGATGAAGTGCGCGTACATCGCGTACACACCGCCCCCGAGGTCCAGGACGACGTGGTTGCCGTCGACGTTCTCCACGGTGAGCTTCGCGGCGAGTTCCGGCACCTCGGCGGGCAGGGTGCCCGGGGCGTTGGCGGGCACGTTGTCCAGCGTCGCCACGACCGTTCCGTCGGCGACGGCGTACACGTCGGAACCGTAGTCGACGTAGCTCTCGTTCTTCGTGCGGTCGCCGGTGTAGAACTCGCCCTGGTCATTGGTCCGTTTCCAGTCGATCGCGAACCGCTGACTGTTGTTGATCTTGCCGTCGACCGGCAGGGGCGACGTGCGGTGCGGGAACCCGGGCAGGCAGCAGCCGTTGAGCGCGATCCAGTTGTCGCCCTTCAGCGGCGGCGAGATGACGCGCGGCGTCCCGGCGTCGATGTCGAGCGCCGTCACCAGATAGTCGACGGGCGACGGTTCCTTCGCCGCCGGAGCCGCGGCGGCGCTGCCGTACAGATGGTGGAGCACCGTCTTCGGGGCATGGTCGAGCGAATCGAAGGTGTAGTCGACGAACAGGATGCGGGTCTCCTGTGGCGGGATCGCTGTCGACGTCGCGGGTGGTGCGGTGAGCATCCGCAGCCGGTTGCAGTCACCGTACGGACAATTCGGTTCGACGAGCGCCGCACCGGAGAACGACGCGATCACCGTCGACGGGTCGGTCCCGTCGACGACGTCCAACTTGTCGAGGGTCGCCGGGACCGGTGTCGCGTTCGTCAACTGGAGGTCGTACGCGACGTGGTATTTCCCGTCGGTGCCCAGGAACGGAAAGGTCGGATCACCGATCGGGATCAGGGTCAGTCCGGTGTACGCGTCGGGGACGGTGACCGACCCCGTCCCACCTGCCGCAGTCGACGACGGGCCCGCCTCCGACGTGTCGTCGCCGGACGAACACCCCGCAACCGTGCACACCACCGACATCACCAGCGCAGCAGCGAAAACTTTCATGCTCACTCCTCTCGGGCGCTTCGCGCTCGTGCGCCTTTCTGGCTGTTCCCGCTACCAAAAAGGCGCACAGGCGCGAAGCGCCTGATGTGGTTCCCGGCAATCGTCCGCCGATTCAATCGCGACGGACTCACCCGTCGCGTGTGATTCCCGATGAACTTGGGGTGGCCGTCGGATTGCAGAAAAAACGTTCAGCCACACAAAACAACCCGTTCTCGCTAAAATCATCACACCGGCCCACGGCGTCGAAGCAGCACCGGCCCACGGCGTCGGAGACGCACGGGCTCTCCGCGTCGGAGATTGGCGTTTGTCGAAGGTCGTTTCTCGGGGCAGCGAGATTTGGGGGTCGGCGTGACGGCAGCACCACTGGGGGAATTTCATCTGAGCACTCGAATACCGTCGCGTGCAGGGGGTCGAACGGTCACCCGAACCCGCCTGCACACCATGCTCACCGAGGCGCTCACCGACGAGGCCCGCCCCTACCCGGTCGCACTGGTCTGCGCGCCGGCCGGGTCGGGGAAGACGCGCGCCGTGGCGGACTGGGCGCGGGAGTTGCTCGCCGCCGACGACGCTCCGACCATTGCCTGGTTCACCATCGAGGAGCGGCACAACGACCTCGACGTCGTCCACCGGGCGATCCTCCGCGCACTCGCCGACACCGGGAATCCTCGACTGCAGTCGGCGTGCGCCGGGCTCGATTCCGAGTCACCGGGCCTCGGCGCGAAGTTGTCGGCCGCGTTGCACGACCTCGGCGAGAACGTCTGGATGATCATCGACGACGCGCATCTCCTCCGGGACACCGACGTGCTCACCGACCTCGAGTCGTTCATGCGCTGGCAGCCTCCGATGCTGCGAACGGTCATCATCGGACGGTTCGAGCCGCCGCTCGCTCTGCAACGACTTCGCCTGGACGGCAAGCTGTTCACGCTCACCGCAACGGATCTCGCGTTCACGTCCGACGAGGCGGCCGCGATGCTCGACGAGCACGGTGTGGTGCTGCGCCCGGACGACCTCGACGCCCTCATGGATCGCACGGAGGGCTGGGCCGCCGGAATCCGCCTGGCGGGAATGTCTTTGGAAGGGCATCCGGATCCGAGCGGCTTGATCGCCGAGTTCACGGGCGACCGCCGGGCCGTCGCCGACTATCTCATCGAGGAGGTTCTCGCCGGCCAGACCGACGAGATGCGCGAATTCCTGCTGCGGACGTCCGTACCCGCCTCCTTCACGGTCGAACTCGCCGAGAAGCTCACCGGCTGCCCGGACGCGCACGGAAACATCGACTGGCTCGAACACCACAATTTCCTGATCAGCCGCATCACCGAGAACCCCACGCAGTATCGCTACCACCCGCTGCTGCGGAGTTATCTACGCGCCGAGATCAGCCGGATCGGCCACGTGGAGGTCGAGCATCTCGAATTGACGGCGGCCCACTGGCACGACGAATTCGGTGACGCACTGCCCGCACTCGAGCACGCGGTGAATTCCGGCGATCACGACGAGATCGTGGCGCTGCTGGCCCGGACGTCGATGGCCCTGATCGTCGGGGGTCATGGCCAGGCCGTCGACCGGCTTCTGACGCGGGCGCCCCGGGCGTCGCAGGATCACCCGTCGGCTCGACTTCTCCGCGCTGCCGCGGCGCTCGCATCGGGCAACGTTCAGGTTGCCGCGTCCACCCTCGACCTTCTCGACCGCAGGCGGTCGGGTCTGCTGGTGGACGGCGCCGCCGAATCGCGCGTTCACCTGTTGCTCCGCGAATCGCTGCGGGTGCAGACCGCGATCCGCATCGGCGACATCGACACCGCCCTGACCCGGCTGCGGAGGGTGGGCGCCGGATCGAGTGGCGATCCCGACCTCGACGCGTTCGTGCTGCTCCAGGAGGGGCGCGCGCTGCTCTTCCTCGGACGACACGACGAGTCGGAGATCGTGCTCCGAAAGTCGCTCGCGCACGCGCGGCTCGGCGACACGCCACTGAGCGTCATGTACTGCCTCGGAACGCTCGGCGCCGTCACGATGTCGCGGGGAGAGGTGCTGGGCACGTCCGAACTGGTGGACGAGGCACTCGCGATCGGCCGCGCGCAGTCGGCGACGAGCGATCCGACGTTCCTCATGACGAAGCTCATCGACTCCTGGTGCCGCTACATCCGGATGGACCCCGATGCCGCGCGGATCGCCGCAGAATCGGCCGAGGCGCTGCGGCGCACAGATACCGCTGCCGCGGGTTTCGCCGACGGTGCCGCGGCCCTGTTCGGTCTCGACGAGGCCGAGCACCGGCACAACTCGGTGACGACGGTGCACGCGGACAGTCCCGTGTCGGCCTCGCTGCCGGTGCCGCCGGGTATCCGGGCGGTCCTGCTGCCTGCCATCCAGTACGCGTACCTGTCCGCCGGGGAGATCGGGTGGGCACACGAGCTGGCCACCGAGACACCTGCCGTCCTCGGGCCCACCGGCGACACGCCCCTCGTGGAGGCGATCATCCATCTACACCTGCACCGCCTCGACCTGGCCCGCAAAACGCTCCAGCCCGTCCTGGACGGCGAACAGGACTGCGCGGCGGGCACCAGCTTGATCGCGGCATGGCTCGTCGACGCGTCGATCGCGCTTGCCCGCAAACATGATTCACGTGCCCACAGCGCACTCACCGAGGCGCTGCGACTCGCGGAGCCGCAGTCGGTGCTGCGCCCGTTCCACGACTGCGGACCACAGATCAGAGACCTCCTCGTGCGAAGCACCGGCCGCTTCGGCGTGCTCGAACCCTTCGCGGAGAGGCTCCGCGCATCGTTCCCGAGGTCGGAGAGCGCCGCATCCGACATGCTCACACCGCGCGAGCTGGAACTCCTCGTGGAGCTTCCGTCGTGGCGCACCGCCGAACAGATCGCGGCAGATCTGTGCGTGTCGGTGAACACCGTCAAGACCCACCTGCGCGGGATCTACCGCAAACTCGGCGTCACGTCCCGCCGCGACGCCATCGCCGCCGCGCAACACAACGGCTTGCTCTGAGGCGGTTCACCACTTGCGGGTGAGGCGCATCGCCGTTCTGTCGGTCACCCTGAAATCTACGGCTGACCGTGTTCTGGAATGACGATGTAATCGAAGGAGCCCGCCGTGGTGCGTCCTGAATCGAACTGGCCCGGCAAGGTCAGGTATGCCTTCCTGATCAGCGGTGCCCTGTCCGATCGGGTGCTGGCCGCCTTCCCCGAGTTGGACGTCTCGGACGTCACGACCGGCGACACCACGCTCTACGGCCCCGTCCACGACCCGACGGATCTCCGCGGCCTGCTGGCCCGCTTCGATGCTTTGGGACTGACCGTCATCGAGATGCGCAGGCTACCGGACTGACCTGGCGTCGGGGTTCAATGGTGAAGGGTCCCGGGAGGCGGTGAAGCCGATGTGAGCGGCGAGTTCGAACCGGGCACGGTGTTTGCCGGCTACACGATCGAACGGGTTCTGGGACGAGGCGGCATGGGTACCGTCTACCTCGCCCAGCATCCCAATCTGCCACGCAAGGTCGCCCTCAAACTGCTGGACTCGGCGTGGGCGAGCGACGAGTACGTCCGTTCGCGCTTCGAGTCGGAGGCCGACCACGCCGCAAAGCTCGAACATCCCAACATCGTGACCGTCCACGACCGCGGCCGTGAGCGAGGCCGGTTGTGGATCGCGATGCAGTACGTGCCCGGCGTCGACGCGCGGAAGGCGCTCGCGTCCGGCGGACTGGACGTCGCGCGGGCCGTGCGGATCGTCGCCGAAACCGGGAACGCCCTCGACCATGCGCACCGGTCCGGAATCCTGCATCGCGACGTGAAGCCGGCGAACATCCTGCTCGCCGAGGGTGACCCGGAGCGAGTGCTGCTCGCCGACTTCGGCACCGCGAAGGCGCTGGACGAAACACATCAGCTGACCCGGACGGGGATGCTCGTCGCCACGTTGCACTACGCCGCACCCGAGCAGATCGAGGGTGAGACGCTCGATCACCGAGTCGACATCTACGCGCTGGGATGCACGTTCTTTCACTTGCTGACCAACGAACCGCCGTATCCCGGCACCACCGCATCCGCGGTTATGCACGGGCACCTCAACGGTCCGATTCCGAAACCGAGCACGCTGCGGCCGGACCTTCCGGCCGGATTCGACGACGTCGTCGCGCGGGCCATGGCCAAGGACCGGGACGACCGCTATTCGAGTTGCCGGGAGTTCAGCGCTGCGATCGACGCGGCGTCACGCACTGCACCCGCCCGCGACCCGGGTCCGTCCCGGCCGGTCGATCCCGCGGCAACCACCCGGGTGAGCGGCGGGACCCTCACCGAGACGGTCGAGGAACCGAAACGACGGCGGTGGTGGCGCACACCGGTGGCGGCGGCCGCGGCCCTGGCCGGGGCGGTGATCCTGGCGGGCGTCGCCTACGTCGCGTGGCCCGGCGATCAGCCGTCGAGCCCGCAGGTGGTCCTGCCGATCACCGGCCTGGCGAGTCCCGCCGGGATCGCGGTCAGCGCCGCCGGGGACCTGTACGTCGCGGACAGCTCGGCCAAGCAGGTGGTGCGGGTGCGGGCCGATTCCGGCGAGCAGACCGTCCTTCCCTTCACCGGACTCGAGGTGCCGCAGGGTGTCGCAATCAACGCTGCCGGCGACGTGTACGTCTCCGATCTCGTGGCAAACACGGTGACGATGCTGCACGACGGCATCACGCTGCCACTGCCGCTGCCGGGACTCGACCAGCCGTTCGGCGTCGCGGTGGGGCCGGACGGAACCGTCTACGTCGCCGACACGCTGAACAACCGGGTGGTGTCGCTGCACGACGTCACGGCGAGCCCTGTCGACGTCCCGCTGACGGTGATCGGCCCGTTCACCGTGGCCGTCGACAAGCAGGGCGACCTCTATGTGGGCACTCCGAACAAGGTTCTCGTGTGGAACGCGGCGACCCGCGCGCAGAGCTTCCTGCCCCTGACGGACCTGCAGAGCGTGGGCGGGGTGGCCGTCGACGACCACGGCACCGTGTACGCGATCGACCAGAACCACCACCGTGTGCTGCGACTGCAGGCGGGCTCGGACGAACAGGAGGTTCTCCCGTTCACCGGTCTCAGCGCGCCCGAGGGCATCGCCGTGTCGAGCCGCGGCGACGTGTACGTCGCGGACACCGACAACGGCCGGGTGCTCATGCTCCCTGCCGGTAGCTGACGCTCAGGCGTGGCGGGCCAGATCGAAACCGAACGATTCGGCGACGGCGTCGCCCACCCTGCCCTCGTGGTTGGCGAGGAGTTCTTCTCGTTCGGCCGCGGAGAGCCCGCCCCAGATTCCGTACGGTTCCCCGACACTGAGCGCGTGTTCGCGGCATTGGACCAGCACCGGGCAGCTGTGGCAGATCATCTTGGCCCGGAAGTCGCGCATCTCGCGCGCCCGGCCGCGTTCCCGGTCGGGATGGAAGAAGGTGGACGACTCGAAGCCGCGGCATGCGGCCTCTCGCTGCCAGTCCCACACCTCGGCGACCGGAATGGGAAGACTCAGCCGATTGGACATTGCACTCCTCCAGATACTCGTGAGCCGTCATGTGCGAGCCCGAGCATGTGCTCCCGGGCCAGATCGGCGGCGCCGACGATGCCGACGTTCGCGCCGAGTTCAGCCAGTCGCACTTCGGCGACCGGGCGGTGTGCGCGTCCGGTGAGGCGGTTCTCGAACGCGGCGGCGGCGGGGGCGCGCAGCAGTTCGCCTGCCTCGCACACACCTCCGCCGATGATGAAGAGGTCGGGGTCGAAGAACGCGGCGATGTCGGCCATGCCGTGCCCCAGCCAGGAGCCGATCACCCGGAAACACTCGAGTGCGGCGGGGTCGCCGTCCTGCGCCGCCGCGGTGATGTGCAGACCGGTGATGGCGTCGGCCCGTCCGCCCGCGCGGTCGAGGAGATCGACGGCGAAACCTGGCGAGACGTTGGCGAGGTCCTGCGCCTCGCGCACGAGCGCCCGCCCGCTGGCGTATCGCTCCCAGCAGCCGTGGTTGCCACAGCCGCAGCGACGGCCGTGCGGTTCGACGTTGAGGTGACCGAATTCCGCTGCCACGCCGAAGCGTCCGCGGTGCAGCACCCCGTCCACGACGATGCCGCCGCCGATTCCGGTTCCGACCGTGAGCACGACGACGGTGCGTCCGG
It includes:
- a CDS encoding ROK family glucokinase, whose protein sequence is MALTIGVDVGGTKIAAGVVDADGVIHRMERRETPSHDARGVENAIAELVRELAATHPVQAVGIGAAGFVAADLSTVLFAPNLAWRNEPLGDVVHAACGLPTVVENDANAAAWGEARFGAGRTGRTVVVLTVGTGIGGGIVVDGVLHRGRFGVAAEFGHLNVEPHGRRCGCGNHGCWERYASGRALVREAQDLANVSPGFAVDLLDRAGGRADAITGLHITAAAQDGDPAALECFRVIGSWLGHGMADIAAFFDPDLFIIGGGVCEAGELLRAPAAAAFENRLTGRAHRPVAEVRLAELGANVGIVGAADLAREHMLGLAHDGSRVSGGVQCPIG